In one window of Nocardia brasiliensis DNA:
- a CDS encoding type II toxin-antitoxin system HipA family toxin: protein MTDLEEFRRVARADVYKAGRHAAVLARTPDGGIEFRYEKDYLADGTPVATTLPLGPDPVRSIAGAVPPFFEGLLPEGHRLTVLRRAIKTSVNDELSLLLAVGSDVPGDVQIVPADQPLADIPALVEGDSPAELEFARFVDEIDTHALPGVQRKASASMISVPFSAQYGRFILKLSQPEYPHLVENEAVHLKAARLMKIPVAEANLVTDRVGDTGLLVRRFDRVREGQSWRRLAFEDATQVLGLPPASKYQHDAVTVVNALAGIAEAPIVARRNLYLQFLFAWLTGNGDLHAKNVGVVEGPGGKWDIAPIFDIPCTLVYGDNSMALPICGRTRKLRSRDWAAFAAEVGLTERAAVAARAVALRAATAVDYAALPFRGSPVHQLERELRWRRAELGH, encoded by the coding sequence TTGACGGATCTCGAAGAGTTTCGGCGGGTTGCCCGAGCGGATGTGTACAAGGCCGGTCGGCATGCCGCTGTGTTGGCGCGGACCCCGGATGGTGGCATCGAATTTCGTTACGAGAAGGACTATCTCGCCGACGGTACGCCGGTAGCCACGACGCTCCCGCTCGGCCCGGACCCGGTGCGTAGCATCGCCGGTGCGGTGCCGCCATTCTTCGAAGGTCTTCTGCCCGAGGGGCATCGGCTCACGGTGTTGCGGCGTGCCATCAAAACCAGCGTCAACGATGAACTGAGCTTGCTGCTGGCGGTCGGTAGTGATGTGCCCGGGGATGTGCAGATCGTTCCTGCTGATCAGCCACTCGCCGACATTCCGGCACTGGTTGAAGGAGACTCGCCCGCTGAACTCGAGTTCGCGCGATTCGTAGACGAGATAGATACCCATGCGCTGCCGGGAGTGCAGCGTAAGGCCAGTGCGTCGATGATCAGTGTGCCGTTCTCTGCGCAGTATGGGCGGTTTATTCTCAAGCTCTCACAACCGGAGTACCCCCATCTGGTGGAAAACGAAGCCGTGCATCTGAAGGCCGCGAGGTTGATGAAAATCCCTGTGGCCGAGGCGAACCTGGTAACTGACCGTGTTGGCGACACCGGTCTGCTGGTGCGGCGGTTCGATCGGGTACGCGAGGGACAGTCGTGGCGGCGCTTGGCATTCGAGGATGCGACACAGGTGCTGGGCTTACCTCCGGCGTCGAAGTATCAGCACGATGCGGTCACTGTGGTCAACGCACTAGCGGGGATCGCTGAGGCTCCGATAGTGGCCCGTCGCAACCTCTACTTGCAGTTTCTCTTTGCCTGGCTCACCGGAAACGGTGACCTACACGCGAAGAACGTCGGTGTGGTCGAGGGGCCCGGTGGGAAATGGGATATCGCACCGATATTCGACATACCGTGCACTCTGGTCTACGGGGACAACTCGATGGCGCTGCCGATCTGTGGCCGGACCCGCAAGTTACGCTCCCGCGACTGGGCGGCGTTCGCCGCGGAGGTCGGGCTCACCGAGCGAGCCGCGGTTGCGGCACGCGCTGTCGCACTCCGAGCGGCCACAGCCGTCGATTACGCCGCCCTGCCGTTTCGGGGGTCTCCCGTGCACCAGTTGGAGCGCGAGTTGCGTTGGCGACGTGCCGAACTCGGGCACTGA
- the acpS gene encoding holo-ACP synthase AcpS, which produces MTILGIGLDLVTVSEFAEQLERAGTTMLRESFTAGERRYCQSKGTDPARSYAARWAAKEAVLKAWASSRFARRPQIGDNPYPLIEVVNDAWGRPSIKLHGLAAEFLPRARVHLSLTHDGDMAAAMVVLEDPGELADLIAGREGQS; this is translated from the coding sequence ATGACGATCCTCGGTATCGGCTTGGACTTGGTGACTGTCTCCGAGTTCGCCGAACAGCTCGAACGTGCCGGAACCACCATGCTCCGGGAAAGTTTCACCGCGGGCGAGCGGCGTTACTGTCAGAGCAAGGGGACCGATCCGGCCCGCAGCTATGCGGCCCGGTGGGCGGCGAAGGAGGCGGTGCTCAAGGCGTGGGCATCGTCTCGGTTCGCGCGTCGCCCGCAGATCGGTGACAACCCTTACCCGCTGATCGAAGTGGTCAACGACGCGTGGGGCAGGCCGAGCATCAAGCTGCACGGCCTGGCCGCCGAATTCCTGCCGCGCGCACGGGTTCACCTGTCGCTCACGCACGACGGCGACATGGCGGCCGCGATGGTGGTGCTGGAAGACCCCGGTGAGTTAGCGGATTTGATCGCGGGCCGCGAAGGCCAGAGCTGA
- the bcp gene encoding thioredoxin-dependent thiol peroxidase translates to MTDNQRLSPGDAAPDFTLPDADGKDVSLADYRGRKVIVYFYPAASTPGCTKQACDFRDSLAELDGAGIAVLGISPDKPAKLAKFRDAEQLTFPLLSDPDKSVLTAWGAFGEKTMYGKTVTGVIRSTFLVDENGKIEVAQYNVRATGHVAKLRRDLSV, encoded by the coding sequence GTGACCGACAACCAACGACTCTCCCCCGGCGATGCCGCCCCCGATTTCACGCTGCCCGACGCCGACGGCAAGGACGTGTCGCTCGCCGACTACCGCGGCCGCAAGGTGATCGTGTACTTCTACCCCGCCGCGAGCACCCCCGGCTGCACCAAGCAGGCCTGCGACTTCCGCGACAGCCTCGCCGAACTCGACGGCGCGGGCATCGCCGTGCTCGGCATCTCGCCGGACAAGCCCGCGAAGCTGGCCAAGTTCCGTGACGCCGAGCAGCTGACCTTCCCGCTGCTCTCGGATCCGGACAAGTCCGTGCTCACCGCGTGGGGCGCGTTCGGCGAGAAGACCATGTACGGCAAGACCGTCACCGGCGTCATCCGCTCGACCTTCCTGGTCGACGAGAACGGCAAGATCGAGGTCGCGCAGTACAACGTGCGCGCGACCGGCCACGTCGCCAAACTGCGCCGCGACCTGTCGGTCTAG
- a CDS encoding acetoacetate decarboxylase family protein: MAAVLLAGFTTITMSPAAVAAPEHCASDAWESITSTIPEARLTDSMRQQIRKGPDVGGSWDLSSTDGFVIWMMAPRLGGPSLLPKDVADGALPLAKYGFATRYSNTPVGPYNEITGMLSYARLRNPGMFAHSPFMVVDSPETAKNGRNNWGFPKSLADFVGTPRIGETLTAGGDGWSVSVSSKPLLFDIHMSLPEFLGYIQMPEQISFEQPSPACGIKKMRSLRLGGLSGSVQVALITVKTEGSDELRALLPSGVYPGGYITFDHLGFDKPGMN; this comes from the coding sequence TTGGCAGCGGTACTACTCGCCGGATTCACGACGATCACCATGAGCCCCGCCGCGGTCGCCGCGCCGGAGCATTGCGCATCCGACGCCTGGGAGTCGATCACCTCGACCATCCCGGAGGCGAGGCTGACCGATTCGATGCGGCAGCAGATCCGGAAGGGGCCGGACGTCGGCGGATCGTGGGATCTGAGTTCGACCGACGGGTTCGTCATCTGGATGATGGCCCCCAGATTGGGCGGGCCGTCCCTGCTGCCGAAGGACGTCGCCGACGGTGCGCTGCCGCTCGCGAAATACGGCTTCGCCACCAGGTATTCGAATACGCCTGTGGGACCGTACAACGAGATCACCGGTATGCTCTCCTACGCGCGGTTGCGTAACCCGGGGATGTTCGCGCATTCGCCGTTCATGGTGGTGGACAGTCCGGAGACCGCCAAGAACGGGCGCAACAACTGGGGTTTCCCCAAGTCGCTCGCCGACTTCGTCGGCACCCCGCGCATCGGGGAGACGCTCACCGCCGGCGGCGACGGATGGTCGGTGTCGGTGTCGTCGAAACCCTTGCTCTTCGATATTCATATGAGTCTGCCGGAATTCCTCGGCTACATTCAGATGCCGGAGCAGATCTCGTTCGAGCAGCCCTCGCCGGCGTGCGGTATCAAGAAAATGCGCAGCCTGCGTCTCGGTGGTCTGTCGGGTTCGGTGCAGGTCGCGCTCATCACGGTGAAAACCGAAGGCAGTGACGAGTTGCGCGCGTTGCTGCCGAGCGGGGTATATCCGGGCGGATACATCACGTTCGATCATCTGGGTTTCGACAAACCCGGCATGAATTAG
- a CDS encoding TetR/AcrR family transcriptional regulator — MPRRRPTQERSKRKFDALLQASRELLVEVGFESFTCEEVAARAEVPIGTLYQFFANKYVIVCELNRQDLVAVSRELADFHGEIPSLDWLRHMNQFVDHMANLWMTDPSRREVWLAMQSTPSTRATGAIHEKEFAEVVAQMLRPLTPRTPRARRTMMAEVLVHVVYSMLNFSVQDEQSNAEAVSELKRLMVAYLLVAEKESRSASQR; from the coding sequence ATGCCGCGGCGCCGGCCGACGCAGGAACGCAGCAAGCGGAAGTTCGACGCGCTCTTGCAGGCGTCCAGAGAACTGCTGGTAGAGGTGGGATTCGAATCGTTCACCTGTGAAGAGGTCGCGGCACGGGCCGAGGTGCCCATCGGCACGCTGTACCAGTTCTTCGCCAACAAGTACGTGATCGTCTGCGAGCTGAATCGGCAGGATCTCGTTGCGGTTTCGCGCGAGCTCGCCGACTTCCACGGCGAGATCCCGTCGCTGGACTGGCTGCGGCACATGAACCAGTTCGTCGATCACATGGCGAACCTGTGGATGACCGACCCGTCCCGGCGCGAGGTGTGGCTCGCGATGCAGTCCACCCCGTCGACCCGGGCCACCGGCGCGATCCACGAGAAGGAATTCGCCGAGGTCGTCGCGCAGATGCTGCGCCCGCTCACGCCGCGCACCCCGCGTGCGAGGCGCACCATGATGGCCGAGGTCCTGGTGCACGTCGTCTACTCGATGCTGAACTTCTCGGTCCAGGACGAGCAGAGCAACGCGGAGGCGGTGTCCGAGCTCAAGCGGCTGATGGTCGCGTATCTGCTGGTCGCGGAGAAAGAATCGCGATCGGCCAGCCAGCGCTGA
- a CDS encoding DUF3618 domain-containing protein, with product MAKDTERIEREIEAARTRLASTLDELAVRADPQRIASDSKQIVVRKLNEPKVKYSLIGAAALVVGLVLLKIFR from the coding sequence GTGGCAAAGGACACCGAGCGGATCGAGCGGGAGATCGAGGCGGCGCGCACACGGTTGGCGAGCACGCTCGACGAGCTCGCGGTGCGCGCCGATCCGCAGCGGATCGCCAGCGACAGCAAGCAGATCGTGGTGCGAAAGCTGAACGAGCCCAAGGTGAAGTACAGCCTGATCGGCGCCGCGGCGCTGGTGGTCGGGCTGGTGCTGCTCAAGATTTTCCGCTGA
- a CDS encoding helix-turn-helix transcriptional regulator, whose product MNGGDAMAGVASIGDAIRAARRRHRLTQEQLAELAGTSTRTVREIEHGSGSTSISTVATVADVVGLTLGVVG is encoded by the coding sequence ATGAATGGAGGTGATGCGATGGCCGGGGTAGCGAGCATTGGAGATGCCATTCGTGCGGCACGCCGCCGTCATCGGCTGACGCAGGAGCAGTTGGCGGAGTTGGCGGGCACCTCGACTCGTACGGTCCGCGAGATCGAACACGGCAGTGGCTCGACGAGCATTTCCACTGTCGCCACGGTGGCCGACGTGGTCGGACTCACCCTGGGTGTGGTCGGTTGA
- a CDS encoding nitroreductase family deazaflavin-dependent oxidoreductase codes for MTIADLGARILRTRWAVRAPIWLYRAGLGFLFGARLLMIQHVGRRSGAARFVVLEVVDRPAPDRYIVVSGFGTKAQWYRNIQANPQVHVSAGTKRAVPATATPLSDTESAAALDRYITHHPRAWKNLRATIEQATGAPVDTLPMVELALHAR; via the coding sequence ATGACCATTGCCGATCTAGGCGCCCGGATACTGCGGACCCGCTGGGCTGTGCGCGCGCCGATCTGGTTGTACCGAGCGGGCCTCGGTTTTCTGTTCGGCGCACGGTTGTTGATGATTCAGCACGTCGGGCGGCGAAGTGGCGCGGCACGATTCGTGGTGCTCGAGGTCGTCGACCGGCCCGCGCCCGACCGCTACATCGTGGTCTCCGGCTTCGGCACGAAAGCCCAGTGGTATCGCAATATTCAGGCCAACCCGCAGGTGCACGTCTCCGCGGGCACCAAACGCGCGGTTCCCGCCACCGCCACGCCGCTGTCGGACACGGAATCGGCCGCCGCACTCGACCGCTACATCACCCACCACCCCCGCGCCTGGAAAAACCTGCGCGCCACCATCGAACAAGCCACCGGCGCCCCGGTCGACACCTTGCCCATGGTCGAGTTGGCGCTGCACGCCCGCTGA
- a CDS encoding PucR family transcriptional regulator, which yields MATSPAPADRRALLARLLTHATDLTTTAIERMRVEVPSYGRLDTEMILPTALSTVEQVLRTLATNSELTDAELAVFTEHGKTRARQGIPVHEMFNGWRFAVRVATDETITMGRKFGLTDRQLLDLANDILAVTDSAILAVARGHLEVEFQQSLHAQQHRSDLVRGILFGTLPASEIRVQAERYGLDSFRVYHAVRARPNATMPADALARALEPEGDRPHALFAVIDGDIAGIVDAAPTVELPTAVGIGPAARLDRMEPSFLRATRAMATAVAFELTGMHTLADLGLLPAVLADSEVGEELDRRYLVPLGESESAATLLDTAQHYLSNGMRVDHTAKELGLHTNTVRYRLRRFQDLVGIDLADPDRALEAWWAMQRRRLRRTHRD from the coding sequence ATGGCGACTAGTCCGGCACCCGCGGACCGCCGCGCCCTGCTGGCTCGGCTGCTCACGCATGCCACCGATCTGACCACGACGGCGATAGAGCGCATGCGCGTCGAGGTGCCCTCTTACGGGCGGCTGGACACCGAGATGATCCTGCCGACCGCGCTCAGCACCGTCGAACAGGTGCTGCGCACCCTCGCCACGAACAGCGAGCTGACCGACGCCGAGCTGGCCGTGTTCACCGAGCATGGCAAAACGCGTGCTCGGCAAGGGATTCCGGTGCACGAGATGTTCAACGGCTGGCGTTTCGCGGTTCGGGTCGCCACCGACGAGACCATCACCATGGGCCGCAAGTTCGGCCTCACCGACCGGCAGCTGCTCGACCTGGCCAATGACATTCTCGCCGTGACCGATTCGGCGATTCTCGCGGTCGCGCGCGGGCACCTGGAGGTGGAGTTCCAGCAGAGCCTGCATGCCCAGCAGCACCGGTCCGACCTGGTGCGCGGGATCCTGTTCGGCACGCTCCCGGCCTCCGAGATCCGGGTGCAGGCAGAGCGTTACGGCCTCGACTCGTTCCGCGTCTACCACGCGGTGCGGGCCCGGCCCAACGCCACCATGCCCGCGGACGCGTTGGCCAGGGCGCTCGAGCCCGAGGGCGATCGGCCGCACGCCCTGTTCGCGGTGATCGACGGTGATATCGCCGGAATCGTCGACGCGGCACCGACCGTCGAGCTCCCGACCGCGGTCGGGATCGGCCCGGCCGCGCGGCTGGATCGGATGGAGCCGTCGTTCCTGCGCGCCACCCGTGCGATGGCGACCGCGGTCGCCTTCGAGCTCACCGGCATGCACACCCTGGCCGACCTCGGGTTGTTGCCCGCGGTGCTGGCCGACAGCGAGGTGGGTGAGGAACTCGATCGGCGCTACCTGGTGCCGCTCGGCGAGAGCGAAAGCGCCGCAACCCTGCTCGACACCGCACAGCACTACCTGAGCAATGGCATGCGGGTCGACCACACCGCGAAAGAGCTGGGCCTGCACACCAATACGGTGCGCTACCGACTACGTCGCTTCCAGGACCTGGTCGGGATCGATCTCGCCGATCCCGACCGTGCCCTCGAAGCGTGGTGGGCGATGCAGCGCAGACGGCTGCGCCGCACCCACCGGGATTAG
- a CDS encoding MarR family winged helix-turn-helix transcriptional regulator has product MEWLSDEEQATWTAYVRMRQRLDAALAAGLANDGVSAADYELMVALSAAPGDCLRAKDLAAEVCWEKSRLSKHLARMAARGLVDRQPVAEDARGVRVQLTAAGRSLLERAAPNHVQLVREIFIDCIDPTEADAIQALSDKVVTAAEESSLGARQLS; this is encoded by the coding sequence ATGGAGTGGCTCAGTGATGAGGAGCAGGCGACCTGGACGGCCTACGTCCGCATGCGGCAGCGGCTGGATGCGGCATTGGCCGCGGGTCTGGCCAACGACGGGGTGTCCGCCGCGGACTATGAGCTGATGGTCGCGCTCTCGGCCGCGCCGGGGGACTGCTTGCGAGCCAAGGACCTCGCGGCCGAGGTCTGCTGGGAGAAGAGTCGACTGTCCAAGCATCTGGCGCGCATGGCCGCGCGTGGGCTCGTCGATCGGCAGCCGGTCGCCGAGGATGCGCGCGGCGTGCGCGTCCAGCTCACCGCGGCCGGTCGGAGTCTGCTCGAGCGGGCTGCCCCGAACCATGTCCAGCTGGTCCGTGAGATCTTCATCGATTGCATCGATCCCACTGAGGCAGACGCGATTCAGGCACTCTCGGACAAGGTTGTCACCGCGGCGGAGGAGTCCTCGCTCGGGGCGCGTCAGCTGTCTTAG
- a CDS encoding pirin family protein produces the protein MPAITVPDIMVLPRLPRPTETMRNRAVRNVVSAPKQREGAGFEVRRPFPSIDLRTADPFILLDQMGPVAYEPHEAKGAPWHPHRGFETVTYVMDGTMVHHDSNGGGGVIGEGDTQWMTAGSGILHDELPAEELVVAGGWFHGIQLWVNLPRALKFAAPRYQDLRGSELTLVTSHDGGALVRLIAGSIGGFDGPGSTYTPIAYAHASLSPGGQLETAWPQHFTAMAYVLSGSGTVGTERRPVHEGQLAVFGQGDAITVSADAAQHNRSGELEMLLLGGQPIGEPVVQYGPFVMNSRAEIIQAIEDYQAGRMGNIPAEHLAGRRLGE, from the coding sequence ATGCCAGCCATCACCGTCCCCGACATCATGGTGCTGCCGCGCCTGCCCCGGCCAACCGAGACCATGCGCAACCGGGCCGTGCGCAACGTGGTCAGCGCCCCCAAGCAGCGCGAAGGCGCCGGCTTCGAGGTGCGCAGGCCGTTCCCGAGCATCGACCTGCGCACCGCGGATCCGTTCATCCTGCTCGACCAGATGGGTCCGGTCGCCTACGAACCGCACGAGGCCAAGGGTGCGCCTTGGCATCCGCACCGCGGCTTCGAGACCGTCACCTACGTCATGGACGGCACCATGGTGCACCACGACTCCAACGGCGGCGGTGGCGTGATCGGCGAGGGCGACACCCAGTGGATGACCGCGGGCTCGGGCATCCTGCACGACGAGCTGCCCGCCGAGGAACTGGTCGTCGCCGGCGGCTGGTTCCACGGAATCCAGCTGTGGGTGAATCTGCCACGCGCGCTCAAATTCGCCGCGCCGCGCTATCAGGATCTGCGCGGCAGCGAGCTGACCCTGGTCACCTCGCACGACGGCGGCGCGCTGGTCCGGCTCATCGCGGGCTCGATCGGCGGCTTCGACGGCCCCGGCTCCACCTATACGCCCATCGCCTACGCACATGCCTCGCTCAGCCCCGGCGGACAACTGGAAACGGCTTGGCCGCAGCACTTCACGGCGATGGCCTACGTGCTGTCCGGCAGCGGCACCGTCGGCACGGAACGCAGGCCCGTACACGAGGGCCAATTGGCGGTATTCGGACAAGGTGACGCCATCACCGTGAGTGCCGATGCGGCGCAACATAATCGGAGCGGCGAACTGGAAATGTTGCTGCTCGGTGGCCAGCCGATCGGCGAACCCGTCGTGCAATACGGGCCATTCGTGATGAACAGCCGCGCCGAAATCATCCAGGCGATCGAGGACTACCAGGCCGGACGCATGGGAAACATCCCGGCGGAGCATCTGGCGGGGCGTCGGCTCGGCGAATGA
- a CDS encoding transglycosylase SLT domain-containing protein: MPDRRFSTLRRSSLREGFTVAIAAAGIVAVAASSAVSVADDSVPSRIALVADRHQAAEPVAAAIPAPMPAPLPAPEPEPIPAPMPEPTYPDNLDGWIRQALDIMAANGIPGSYDGIFRNIMRESTGNPQAINLWDSNAAAGIPSKGLLQVIDPTFRAYHVEGTSWDIYDPVANIAAACNYAARTYGSMDNVHGAY; the protein is encoded by the coding sequence ATGCCTGACAGACGCTTTTCCACGCTCCGCCGCTCGTCGCTGCGCGAGGGCTTCACGGTCGCGATCGCCGCGGCCGGCATCGTCGCCGTAGCCGCCTCCTCCGCCGTCTCGGTGGCCGACGACAGCGTTCCGTCTCGCATCGCACTGGTCGCCGATCGGCACCAGGCCGCCGAGCCCGTCGCCGCGGCCATCCCGGCACCCATGCCCGCGCCGCTGCCCGCGCCCGAACCGGAGCCGATCCCGGCCCCGATGCCCGAGCCCACCTACCCGGACAACCTGGACGGCTGGATCCGCCAGGCGCTCGACATCATGGCGGCCAACGGCATCCCGGGCAGCTACGACGGCATCTTCCGCAACATCATGCGTGAGTCGACCGGTAACCCGCAGGCGATCAATCTGTGGGACTCCAACGCCGCCGCGGGCATCCCGTCCAAGGGCCTGCTCCAGGTGATCGATCCGACCTTCCGCGCCTACCACGTCGAAGGCACCTCCTGGGACATCTACGACCCGGTCGCCAACATCGCCGCCGCCTGCAACTACGCGGCGCGCACCTACGGCTCGATGGACAACGTCCACGGCGCCTACTGA
- a CDS encoding excalibur calcium-binding domain-containing protein: MNVRRLTFSAAVAGLTLLAAPTAGAQPPSGSSGTGSSAVDTGSAATGSAGLTQTGSAGGAFANCEDAKAAGRAPLFRGEPGYGPHLDPDGDGFACPTV, from the coding sequence ATGAACGTTCGTCGGCTTACCTTCAGCGCTGCCGTCGCGGGACTGACCCTACTTGCGGCGCCGACCGCAGGGGCGCAGCCGCCCTCTGGTTCCTCCGGAACCGGTTCGTCCGCCGTCGACACCGGCTCGGCCGCGACCGGTTCGGCCGGTCTGACGCAGACCGGTTCTGCGGGTGGCGCTTTCGCCAACTGCGAAGACGCCAAGGCCGCCGGCCGGGCGCCGCTCTTTCGCGGCGAGCCCGGCTATGGCCCGCATCTGGATCCGGACGGTGACGGGTTCGCCTGCCCCACGGTCTGA
- a CDS encoding DUF1992 domain-containing protein has protein sequence MTERKPASLDFESWIDKQIREASERGEFQNLPGAGKPIPHGSDDENWWMKGYLRKEGISGEALLPPSILLRRDVERLPQTVRELRSEQAVRETVRELNRRVVDWLRMPHGPHVQVAPVDADKIVEQWRAERRKPQQPTPAPAPRSERPRAGWWRRLFGR, from the coding sequence ATGACCGAGCGCAAGCCGGCGAGCCTCGATTTCGAATCGTGGATCGACAAGCAGATCCGCGAGGCGAGCGAGCGCGGCGAATTCCAGAACCTGCCCGGTGCGGGCAAACCGATCCCGCACGGTAGTGACGACGAAAACTGGTGGATGAAGGGCTATCTCCGCAAAGAGGGGATCAGCGGCGAGGCGCTGCTGCCGCCGTCGATCCTGCTGCGCCGCGATGTCGAACGACTGCCGCAGACCGTGCGGGAGCTGCGGTCCGAGCAGGCCGTCCGGGAGACCGTGCGAGAACTCAACCGCCGCGTCGTCGACTGGCTGCGCATGCCGCACGGCCCGCACGTGCAGGTCGCGCCGGTCGATGCGGACAAGATCGTCGAGCAATGGCGGGCCGAACGCCGCAAGCCACAGCAGCCGACGCCGGCTCCCGCGCCGCGATCCGAGCGGCCCCGCGCCGGATGGTGGCGCCGGCTCTTCGGCCGCTAA
- a CDS encoding MarR family winged helix-turn-helix transcriptional regulator — translation MSRRSEESVDEITEALLTASRLLVALSARSIASVDDTLTIPQFRTLVILSARGRSNVAALAGILGVRPSTATRMVDRLVAADLIDRKPNPNSRRELIVELTARGREIVAAVTQRRREEIAAVVAQMREADRHGLVNALTAFTAAGGAAHGIADIDSYQL, via the coding sequence ATGAGCCGCCGAAGCGAGGAATCGGTCGACGAGATCACCGAGGCGCTGCTGACGGCGTCGCGACTGCTCGTCGCGCTGTCGGCCCGGTCGATCGCCTCCGTCGACGACACGCTCACCATCCCGCAGTTCCGCACGCTGGTCATCCTTTCGGCGCGCGGCCGCTCCAATGTCGCTGCGCTCGCGGGCATTCTCGGCGTGCGTCCGTCCACGGCGACCCGCATGGTGGACCGTCTCGTCGCCGCCGACCTGATCGATCGCAAGCCCAACCCGAATTCCCGCCGCGAACTGATCGTCGAGTTGACCGCTCGCGGCCGCGAGATCGTCGCCGCCGTCACGCAACGCCGCCGCGAGGAGATCGCCGCTGTGGTCGCGCAGATGCGCGAAGCCGACCGGCACGGTCTGGTCAACGCCCTCACCGCGTTCACCGCCGCCGGTGGTGCCGCGCACGGCATCGCCGACATCGACAGCTACCAACTCTGA